A region from the Alosa alosa isolate M-15738 ecotype Scorff River chromosome 7, AALO_Geno_1.1, whole genome shotgun sequence genome encodes:
- the LOC125297755 gene encoding uncharacterized protein LOC125297755, with amino-acid sequence MAAEAWILKEKDFSKLPDLRVVLLGGTGSGKSSSGNTILGREEFDLKTRTAQCVKRQGEVAGRQVTVVEAPGWFPNIGLAYTPQITKDEIVLSNSICAPGPHAFLLVLCVDHTDNHTRYWRKIVETHVELLGLRAWNHTMVLFIRGDLLGDTSIQAYLKGRGKNLVHLLEKCGNRYHVFSNKKKCAGGQGTTENDPQVTELLEKVEAMVASNSGQHYEVDRTRLKEIQEKKKNDEQRAQTRVSKVEEQRKHLQTLKHEFMSGDAHPPSEFRVVLFGYRQSGKSATGNTILGKDEFKVNNLTASCVVREGEVGGRKVTVVEAPGYTKTFNDTPNVTKKEMGYSVSLCPPGPHAVLLVISAALSFPKEECTKMQEHLKLLGEGVWSHTMVVFTRGDWLGGTSIEQVIESEGESLHRGLVEKCGNRYHVLNNSNKRNRTQVIELLDKIEEIVAGNGGRHYELDGNRPEEKKTEHEQRITDRLMKVKKQRKYLQSLKSSSPPLSEFRILLLGHKASGKSSSGNTILGGQTFDLDRKITRCVKKQGEVAGRQVTVVRAPGWWRKSTLSDTHKLIKEEIAFSVCLCPPGPHAVLLVIRVFDSMPKNIKTIIQEHLELLGESVWSHTIVLFTRWDWLGDTTTEQYIESEEEGFHQWLVEKCGNRYHTFNNEDWTVDQVEQLLEKIEEMVAGNEGRHFEMDSKRLNELLEVKRTAEQKATKRMTRVLERRRQLQVLKSCEPPLSELRIVLLGKGCLQISAIGNTILGRETFDLKRKTPQCVKGEGEVSGRQVTVVQPPGWHPLASLEATSELIKQEIELSVSLCPPGPHIFLLVIWANSCFTEQQRKTIQEHVELLGKTVWSHTMVLFIYGAWLGDTTIEQYIESEGEALQWVVEKCQNQYHVFNNHNMADSGQVSQLLDKIDEMVAGKSGAHYEIDAERLEEVQEKRRKEDERARERAVQVEKQRQQNKALAQVHDVPTLPEFRIVLLGQRTKSKSLAGNTILGREEFDVNRAIALSMKRRGEVAGRQVTVVEAPGWWKNSHLKDTTELTKQEIVLSASLCPPGPHVVLLVLSQTDSLKEQDRIITVKHVELLSERVWSHTMVLFTQENLMGAVPIEQYIESEGQALQWVVEKCGNRYHILDTHNKEDATQVTQLLEKIEEMVAGNRGRHFEMDTKRVEETLKRRKKQEESAKERMMKVEKQQQLLRSLKREAPPLKELRVVLLGCRGFGKTSSGNIILGKDVFDVKTKTVRCAERRAEVIGRMVTIVDTPGWWNGLHFSDTPELTKQEIVSSVSLCPPGPHALLVVVSVKESFMKKTWENIQDHLMLLGEKVWSHIVVLFTDRDWLGDTTIEQYIECEGESLHWLVDKCGNRYHVLNNQSRSEDQVTQLLEKIEEMVAGNGGRHFEVDTTILQEVEKKRSHLTTRVEDRETRAYRQDATFKFVMGETLPLSEVRVMFLQYKEKSTSAHGTESTDDNDNSDTGQDPIDCPTRRWEVGSRSRWRSSQ; translated from the exons aTGGCTGCCGAAGCATGGATTCTTAAGG AAAAAGACTTTTCAAAACTCCCCGACCTACGAGTGGTACTTCTGGGGGGGACAGGATCTGGGAAGAGTTCATCAGGAAACACCATCCTGGGCAGAGAGGAGTTTGACCTGAAGACAAGAACAGCTCAGTGTgtgaagagacagggagaagtaGCAGGCAGACAGGTCACTGTAGTCGAGGCTCCAGGCTGGTTTCCCAATATTGGCCTGGCATACACTCCTCAGATAACCAAAGACGAGATTGTGCTCAGCAACTCCATCTGTGCACCAGGTCCACATGCTTTCTTACTGGTCTTATGTGTGGATCACACAGATAATCACACCAGATATTGGAGAAAGATTGTCGAGACACACGTGGAGCTTCTTGGCCTGCGGGCATGGAATCATACCATGGTGCTGTTCATTCGTGGAGACCTGCTGGGAGACACCAGCATTCAGGCGTACCTCAAGGGAAGAGGGAAGAATCTCGTGCACCTGCTGGAGAAGTGCGGGAATAGATATCACGTCTTTAGCAACAAGAAGAAGTGTGCTGGTGGCCAGGGCACGACCGAAAACGACCCTCAAGTCACAGAGCTGCTGGAGAAGGTAGAGGCAATGGTGGCGTCCAACTCTGGCCAACACTATGAGGTGGACAGGACGAGACTGAAGGAAAtacaggagaagaagaagaacgaTGAACAGAGAGCCCAGACACGAGTGTCAAAGGTGGAGGAGCAAAGAAAACACCTCCAGACACTGAAGCATGAGTTTATGTCTG GTGATGCACATCCACCCTCAGAGTTCCGAGTTGTCCTCTTTGGGTACAGACAATCTGGAAAGAGTGCAACAGGAAACACCATCCTGGGCAAAGACGAGTTTAAAGTGAACAACCTGACAGCGAGCTGcgtggtgagagagggagaggtaggaGGCAGGAAGGTCACTGTGGTCGAGGCTCCGGGATACACCAAAACATTCAACGATACTCCTAATGTGACGAAAAAGGAGATGGGCTATAGTGTGTCACTGTGTCCTCCAGGACCACATGCTGTGCTTCTGGTCATTTCTGCTGCTCTGTCTTTCCCCAAAGAAGAGTGCACAAAAATGCAAGAACACTTGAAGCTTCTTGGTGAGGGCGTGTGGAGTCACACCATGGTGGTCTTCACCCGTGGGGACTGGCTGGGAGGCACATCGATTGAGCAGGTCattgagagtgaaggagagagccTGCATAGGGGTCTGGTTGAGAAATGTGGCAATAGGTATCACGTcctcaacaacagcaacaagagAAATAGGACTCAGGTCATCGAGCTGCTGGACAAGATTGAAGAAATTGTCGCAGGAAATGGTGGCCGTCACTATGAACTTGACGGGAATAGACCAGAGGAAAAGAAGACAGAACATGAACAGAGGATAACAGACAGACTGATGAAGGTGAAGAAGCAAAGAAAATATCTCCAGTCTCTCAAAA GcagttctcctcctctctcagagTTCAGAATTTTGCTGTTGGGACACAAAGCATCTGGGAAGAGTTCATCAGGAAACACCATCCTGGGTGGACAGACGTTTGACCTGGACAGAAAAATAACTCGGTGTGTGAAGAAACAGGGAGAAGTAGCAGGCAGACAGGTCACTGTGGTCAGGGCCCCGGGCTGGTGGAGAAAGAGCACTCTCAGCGACACTCATAAGCTAATTAAAGAAGAGATTGcgttcagtgtgtgtctgtgtcctccaGGACCACATGCTGTCTTGCTGGTCATACGTGTATTTGATTCTATGCCAAAAAACATCAAAACTATCATCCAGGAACACCTGGAGCTTCTTGGAGAAAGTGTCTGGAGTCACACCATAGTGCTGTTCACTCGTTGGGATTGGCTCGGAGACACAACCACTGAGCAGTACATTGAAAGTGAAGAGGAAGGCTTCCACCAGTGGCTAGTAGAGAAATGTGGCAACAGGTATCACACATTCAACAATGAGGACTGGACAGTTGATCAGGTGGAACAGCTGCTGGAGAAGATCGAAGAGATGGTGGCTGGAAACGAAGGGCGTCACTTTGAAATGGACAGTAAGCGCCTGAATGAATTACTGGAAGTGAAGAGGACAGCAGAACAGAAGGCGACAAAAAGAATGACACGGGTACTGGAACGAAGACGGCAGCTACAAGTTCTGAAAA GTTGTGAACCACCACTTTCAGAGCTCAGGATTGTGCTACTGGGAAAGGGGTGTCTTCAGATAAGTGCAATAGGCAACACCATCCTGGGCAGAGAAACGTTTGACCTGAAGAGAAAAACACCTCAGTGtgtgaagggagagggagaagtatCCGGCAGACAGGTCACTGTTGTCCAGCCTCCAGGATGGCATCCTCTTGCCTCTCTCGAAGCCACCTCTGAGCTCATCAAACAGGAGATTGAGctcagtgtgtctctgtgtcctccGGGACCTCACATTTTCCTCCTGGTCATTTGGGCCAATAGTTGCTTTACTGAACAACAGAGAAAAACTATTCAAGAACACGTGGAGCTTCTCGGCAAAACAGTATGGAGTCACACCATGGTGCTGTTCATCTATGGAGCCTGGTTGGGAGACACGACCATTGAGCAGTACatagagagtgaaggagaggccCTGCAGTGGGTGGTAGAGAAATGCCAGAACCAGTACCACGTCTTCAACAACCACAATATGGCCGATAGCGGTCAGGTCTCACAGCTGCTAGACAAGATCGACGAAATGGTAGCAGGAAAGAGTGGTGCTCATTACGAGATTGATGCAGAGAGACTGGAAGAAGTCcaagaaaagaggaggaaggaggatgagagagccagagagagagcagtgcagGTGGAGAAGCAAAGACAGCAGAACAAGGCGCTGGCTCAAGTTCATGACGTGCCCACCCTGCCAGAGTTTAGGATTGTGCTGCTGGGACAGAGAACGAAATCTAAGAGCTTAGCGGGCAACACCATCTTGGGCAGAGAGGAGTTTGACGTGAACAGAGCAATAGCTCTGTCTATGAAGAGACGGGGAGAAGTAGCAGGCAGGCAGGTCACTGTGGTAGAGGCACCAGGATGGTGGAAGAATAGTCACTTGAAAGACACCACAGAGCTCACCAAACAGGAGATTGTGCTCAGTGCGTCTTTGTGTCCTCCAGGCCCACATGTTGTCCTACTGGTTTTAAGTCAAACTGATTCTTTAAAAGAGCAAGACAGGATCATCACTGTGAAACATGTTGAGCTTCTCAGTGAGAGAGTCTGGAGTCACACCATGGTGCTGTTCACTCAAGAGAACTTAATGGGAGCCGTACCCATTGAGCAGTACATAGAGAGTGAAGGACAGGCCCTGCAGTGGGTAGTTGAGAAATGTGGTAACCGATACCACATTCTCGACACTCACAATAAAGAAGATGCCACACAGGTGACACAGCTACTGGAGAAAATTGAAGAGATGGTGGCAGGAAATAGGGGCCGTCACTTTGAGATGGACACAAAGAGAGTGGAGGAAACcctgaagaggaggaagaaacagGAAGAGTCTGcaaaagagagaatgatgaaGGTTGAGAAACAACAGCAACTTCTCCGATCTCTGAAAC GCGAAGCACCTCCTCTTAAAGAGTTAAGGGTTGTGCTGCTCGGCTGCAGAGGCTTTGGAAAGACTTCGTCTGGAAATATCATCCTTGGCAAAGATGTGTTTGACGTTAAGACGAAAACAGTGCGGTGTGCCGAGAGACGGGCTGAGGTGATAGGCAGAATGGTGACTATCGTTGATACGCCGGGATGGTGGAATGGACTCCACTTTTCAGACACTCCTGAGCTCACCAAACAGGAGATTGTGagcagtgtgtctctgtgtcctccAGGACCACATGCCCTCCTAGTGGTTGTGTCTGTGAAGGAATCCTTCATGAAGAAAACTTGGGAAAATATTCAGGACCACTTGATGCTTCTCGGTGAAAAAGTCTGGAGTCATATCGTGGTATTGTTCACAGATAGAGACTGGCTGGGAGACACCACCATTGAGCAGTACATtgagtgtgaaggagagagcCTGCACTGGCTTGTTGACAAGTGTGGAAACAGATATCATGTCCTCAACAATCAGTCTCGATCAGAAGATCAGGTCACACAGCTGCTGGAGAAGATAGAGGAGATGGTAGCAGGAAATGGTGGACGTCACTTTGAGGTTGACACAACTATTCTACAGGAagtggagaagaagaggagtcACCTCACTACAAGAgtggaggacagagagacaagAGCTTACAGACAGGACGCTACTTTTAAATTTGTCATGG GTGAAACTCTGCCTCTCTCAGAGGTCCGTGTGATGTTCCTGCAGTACAAAGAGAAATCCACATCAGCCCACGGCACTGAAAGCACAGACGACAACGACAACTCCGATACCGGCCAAGACCCCATCGATTGCCCGACGAGACGGTGGGAGGTGGGAAGCAGATCACGATGGCGTTCGTCACAATGA